In a genomic window of Dyadobacter fermentans DSM 18053:
- a CDS encoding DUF3307 domain-containing protein has translation MKEFLLLLLAHILVDFYWQPTRWVTDKKEKKYKSRYLYFHTLLVIIVSYIALHQWKNPLPAILLGIAHGVIDLVKISFDKKGSLTWFIADQAAHLATIALTAVILTSSIPIGFQSFITWINTPKTLATVSGALLSLSPVSFLVGILTRPWREELSKLAPDADDNLANAGRWIGMSERLLIFVFVLVNQYSAIGFLIAAKSLLRYNDKATDTGIPPAYISKKSEYVLVGTLMSYTCAIAVALAAKMLR, from the coding sequence ATGAAAGAATTTTTGCTGCTGCTTCTGGCCCATATTCTCGTAGATTTCTACTGGCAGCCGACCCGCTGGGTAACCGACAAAAAAGAGAAAAAGTACAAGTCGCGCTACCTGTATTTCCATACATTGCTGGTCATCATCGTGTCGTATATTGCCCTGCATCAGTGGAAAAACCCGCTTCCGGCGATTTTGCTGGGCATTGCCCACGGGGTAATCGACCTTGTTAAAATCTCATTCGACAAAAAGGGCTCGCTTACATGGTTCATCGCCGACCAGGCTGCTCACCTGGCCACAATTGCGCTCACTGCAGTGATTCTGACAAGCAGCATTCCCATTGGTTTTCAGTCATTTATTACGTGGATCAACACTCCCAAAACCCTTGCAACGGTGTCCGGTGCGCTGCTTTCGCTGTCTCCGGTGTCGTTTCTGGTTGGTATCCTCACCAGGCCCTGGCGGGAAGAACTCAGCAAACTGGCCCCGGACGCCGACGATAACCTCGCCAATGCCGGCCGTTGGATAGGTATGTCTGAGCGTCTGCTCATTTTTGTTTTTGTATTAGTAAACCAATATTCAGCCATCGGCTTCCTGATCGCCGCCAAATCGCTCCTCCGGTACAATGATAAAGCGACCGATACGGGCATTCCACCGGCGTACATCAGCAAGAAATCCGAATATGTGCTC
- a CDS encoding amidohydrolase family protein: MFKKLSTILGCTTLAIYCHAQETFPRNGAYDERTGRYAFTNATIVADPKTTIENATMLIENGVIRETGKQVKIPAGTVAIDLKGKFIYASLIELDSDYGMPEVKRAQGGGGRQTPQLESNKKGAFGWNQAIQPETDASILFTPDDRKAGDLRKIGFGTVLVHAHDGIVRGNGALVTLTDEPANKAMLNSRASAHFSFSKGSSSQTYPSSGMGVVALLRQNYYDGDWYAKGGDNKETNLSLEAFNRIKGLPSFFEANDKYSVLRADKIGDEFGIQYIIRGGGDEYQRIREIRESKATLLLPLVFPDAYDVSDPWDAEMVTMSQLKHWELAPANASEVAKADIPFAFTASGLRNKADFWKNLRTAIEYGLPKEKALAALTTLPASLIKADKQIGSLKPGMLANFIITSGDLFSKDNVIYENWVQGKKFVLTALDAPDIRGSYSLSLNNQPAGKLQITGSPEKPEYKIVISDSVQITPKAILSNALLTLTYQQDKKTGGTTRLTGWLSGSGFAGEGVLPNGTVIPWSAALTEKYRAIAAADTTKPKTRENGPIVYPFVGYGNETLPARETILIKNATIWTNEKEGILQNADVIVQNGTITKVGKGLAAPSGARTVDGTGKHLTSGIIDEHSHIALFSINEGGQTSSAEVRMSDVINPDDINIYRQLAGGVTASHLLHGSANSIGGQSAMIKLKWGASQSEMLMPGVKTIKFALGENVKQSNWGDVQRVRFPQTRMGVEQVYFDHFLRAKEYAASWKSYNANAKKQNATAPRRDIELDALAEILGNERFITCHSYVQSEINMLMHVADSLKFKINTFTHILEGYKLADGMQKRGIGGSTFADWWAYKMEVKEAIPYNAALMYHEGVTVAINSDDAEMARRLNQEAAKTVEYGGVPEEEAWKMVTLNPAKLLHVDDRMGSVKVGKDADLVLWNASPLSVYARPEFTMIEGTIYFDRKKDEEKQKLIATERERLIQKMLGEKAEGKPTQKPEATKPHMWHCEDVVGIHAEHAEVGK; encoded by the coding sequence ATGTTTAAAAAATTATCAACGATATTAGGCTGCACAACCCTGGCGATTTACTGCCATGCGCAGGAAACCTTCCCCCGCAACGGTGCCTACGATGAAAGAACCGGCCGGTACGCTTTCACCAATGCCACGATCGTAGCCGACCCGAAAACCACGATAGAAAACGCAACCATGCTGATCGAAAACGGGGTGATCCGTGAAACGGGCAAGCAGGTGAAAATCCCCGCCGGAACGGTTGCCATTGATTTGAAAGGCAAATTTATCTACGCTTCGCTCATCGAACTGGATTCCGATTATGGAATGCCGGAGGTGAAAAGAGCCCAAGGCGGAGGCGGGCGGCAAACCCCTCAGCTGGAATCGAACAAGAAAGGCGCCTTTGGCTGGAACCAGGCCATCCAGCCCGAAACGGATGCGAGTATCCTCTTTACACCCGATGATAGAAAGGCAGGCGACCTGCGTAAAATCGGCTTCGGCACGGTGCTGGTGCATGCGCACGACGGTATCGTGCGCGGGAACGGCGCACTCGTAACCCTCACCGACGAGCCCGCCAACAAGGCCATGCTGAACAGCCGGGCATCGGCCCACTTTTCGTTCAGCAAGGGAAGTTCCTCGCAAACCTACCCGTCGTCGGGTATGGGCGTAGTGGCGCTGCTGCGGCAGAACTATTACGATGGTGACTGGTACGCGAAAGGGGGAGATAATAAGGAAACCAACCTGTCGCTGGAAGCATTCAACCGGATTAAAGGATTGCCTTCTTTTTTCGAAGCGAATGATAAATACAGCGTTTTGCGGGCCGATAAAATCGGTGATGAATTTGGCATTCAATACATTATCCGCGGAGGAGGCGATGAATATCAGCGCATCCGGGAAATCCGCGAGAGCAAGGCTACATTGCTACTGCCGCTCGTTTTCCCGGACGCCTACGACGTTTCAGACCCGTGGGACGCGGAGATGGTGACCATGAGCCAGCTCAAACACTGGGAACTTGCGCCGGCCAATGCGTCGGAAGTGGCGAAGGCCGATATTCCGTTCGCTTTCACGGCCTCGGGCCTCCGAAACAAAGCGGATTTCTGGAAAAACCTGCGCACGGCCATTGAATACGGCTTGCCGAAGGAAAAGGCATTGGCGGCATTGACCACCCTTCCGGCCTCGCTCATCAAGGCGGACAAACAGATCGGCAGCCTCAAACCCGGCATGCTGGCCAATTTCATCATCACATCCGGCGACCTGTTTTCGAAGGATAATGTGATTTATGAAAACTGGGTCCAAGGCAAGAAATTCGTTCTCACGGCACTGGATGCGCCCGATATCAGAGGCAGCTACTCGTTATCGCTGAATAACCAGCCTGCCGGAAAATTGCAGATCACAGGCTCGCCGGAAAAGCCGGAGTACAAAATCGTTATCAGTGACTCGGTGCAAATCACGCCCAAAGCGATACTTTCCAACGCATTACTCACCTTGACCTACCAGCAGGACAAAAAAACTGGCGGGACGACCCGTCTGACGGGCTGGCTGAGCGGCAGCGGGTTTGCCGGGGAAGGCGTGCTGCCCAATGGAACCGTGATCCCATGGAGCGCGGCACTCACCGAAAAGTACCGGGCCATAGCAGCAGCCGATACGACCAAACCTAAAACCCGGGAAAATGGCCCGATCGTTTATCCATTCGTGGGCTATGGCAATGAAACATTGCCTGCCCGGGAAACCATCCTGATTAAAAACGCGACGATCTGGACAAACGAAAAGGAAGGTATTCTTCAAAATGCGGATGTGATCGTTCAAAACGGGACGATTACCAAGGTAGGGAAAGGGTTGGCTGCTCCCTCCGGCGCCAGGACGGTCGATGGAACGGGTAAGCACCTGACCAGCGGAATCATCGACGAGCATTCGCATATCGCACTTTTCAGTATCAATGAAGGCGGCCAGACGAGCTCGGCGGAAGTGCGTATGAGCGATGTGATCAATCCCGACGATATCAATATTTATCGCCAGCTGGCAGGCGGCGTTACGGCCTCGCATTTGCTCCACGGCTCGGCGAACTCCATTGGTGGCCAGAGCGCTATGATCAAGCTGAAATGGGGTGCCAGCCAGTCGGAAATGCTGATGCCTGGCGTGAAAACGATCAAGTTTGCATTGGGCGAGAACGTGAAGCAGTCGAACTGGGGCGATGTGCAGCGCGTGCGCTTCCCGCAGACGCGCATGGGCGTGGAGCAGGTTTATTTCGACCATTTTCTGCGTGCGAAAGAATACGCGGCAAGCTGGAAAAGCTACAATGCGAATGCTAAAAAGCAGAATGCGACCGCGCCTCGCCGCGATATCGAGCTCGATGCGCTGGCTGAGATCCTGGGCAACGAGCGGTTCATCACCTGCCACTCTTATGTGCAGTCGGAAATTAACATGCTGATGCACGTGGCGGATTCCCTGAAATTCAAAATCAATACATTTACGCACATCCTGGAAGGCTACAAGCTGGCCGATGGCATGCAGAAACGCGGCATCGGCGGCTCCACGTTCGCCGACTGGTGGGCATATAAAATGGAAGTGAAAGAGGCGATCCCGTATAATGCCGCACTCATGTATCACGAAGGTGTTACCGTGGCCATCAACTCCGACGACGCCGAAATGGCCCGCCGGCTCAACCAGGAAGCAGCCAAGACCGTCGAATATGGCGGCGTGCCGGAAGAGGAAGCGTGGAAAATGGTGACACTCAATCCCGCCAAACTGCTCCACGTCGACGATCGCATGGGCAGCGTGAAAGTGGGTAAAGATGCAGACCTGGTGCTTTGGAATGCCAGCCCGCTGTCGGTGTATGCAAGGCCTGAATTCACCATGATCGAAGGCACCATTTATTTTGACCGTAAGAAGGATGAGGAGAAACAGAAACTGATCGCCACCGAACGCGAAAGGCTGATCCAGAAAATGCTGGGCGAAAAGGCCGAAGGCAAGCCGACGCAAAAGCCGGAAGCGACCAAGCCCCACATGTGGCATTGCGAGGATGTTGTCGGCATCCACGCGGAACACGCGGAGGTGGGTAAGTAA
- a CDS encoding nucleotidyltransferase family protein, whose product MHWNIEPNYWPVNVVIMAGGKGTRLKPLTDNTHKSLIPVGGKPIIRHLIDHLASFGLREIHISVGHLAEQVIEYLGDGCEPGVTLRYVKERIPMGSIGALTLKQRWPHEHFLVINGDVYANFDVHHFCSTYFARQADMAVLAVPNTVKVPYGVLEINQNGDISHFSEKPEYDLMVNAGVYIFNQKVLNLLPKRIAYEGWQLIESAMHAGLHVAGVPQDSGYWIDIGSMETLQKAQEMSQIHIP is encoded by the coding sequence ATGCATTGGAACATCGAACCAAACTACTGGCCTGTCAATGTCGTGATCATGGCCGGAGGCAAAGGAACCCGGCTGAAACCACTCACCGATAATACCCACAAATCGCTCATCCCGGTGGGCGGGAAGCCCATTATCCGGCATCTGATCGACCATCTGGCCTCATTCGGCCTCCGTGAAATACACATTTCGGTAGGACATCTGGCTGAGCAGGTGATCGAATACCTCGGCGACGGCTGCGAACCGGGCGTGACGCTGCGGTACGTGAAAGAGCGCATTCCGATGGGCAGCATTGGCGCATTAACCCTCAAACAGCGCTGGCCGCATGAGCACTTCCTGGTCATCAACGGCGACGTGTATGCCAATTTCGACGTGCACCACTTCTGCTCGACCTACTTCGCACGCCAGGCCGATATGGCCGTTCTGGCGGTTCCTAACACCGTAAAAGTGCCTTACGGCGTGTTAGAAATAAACCAAAACGGCGATATCAGCCATTTTTCCGAAAAACCGGAGTATGATTTAATGGTAAATGCAGGTGTTTATATTTTCAACCAAAAGGTATTGAACCTCCTCCCGAAACGCATTGCCTACGAAGGCTGGCAGCTGATCGAGTCGGCGATGCATGCGGGATTGCATGTCGCGGGTGTGCCCCAGGACTCGGGGTACTGGATCGACATCGGCAGCATGGAAACGCTCCAAAAAGCACAGGAAATGAGTCAGATACACATTCCGTAA
- a CDS encoding amidohydrolase family protein, translating to MKKYTLIACLLFGLSAGSQAQNPAPAKPQAKPIVLTGATIHVGNGKVIPNGAIAFDKGIITQVGPAGSVSAPAGAETIDVKGKHVYPGLISLNTTVGLQEIASVRATLDYQEVGEINPHVRAIVAYNTDSEVIPTLRGNGILLSQSVPQGGAISGSSSVFYSDGWNWEDAVLKKDDGIWLSWPPFLAGKFDNETFTYAIKRNEKRQETIDLFKKTFAEAKAYSEIANPSPVNLRLAAMKPLFEGTANLYIRADYAKDIIESVRFAKEAGVKKIVIAGGNEAHKVTSFLKEHQIPVIINTTHRLPDGADENVYLPYELPGILHKAGVIVAITYADEWWRTRNLGFLAGTASGFSDVAPEDALQFVTRNAADIIGAGQQVGTLEKGKQASLLVSDGDILDMRGNVVQMAFIRGGKVNLDDKQKRLYEKYKEKYGKK from the coding sequence ATGAAAAAATATACATTGATTGCCTGCCTGCTTTTTGGACTGTCGGCAGGATCGCAGGCGCAAAACCCGGCACCTGCCAAACCGCAGGCAAAGCCGATCGTCCTCACCGGCGCAACCATTCATGTCGGGAACGGGAAGGTGATCCCGAACGGAGCCATTGCATTCGACAAGGGCATTATCACGCAGGTAGGGCCTGCCGGTTCGGTAAGCGCACCGGCAGGGGCCGAAACGATAGACGTGAAAGGAAAGCACGTTTATCCCGGCCTCATCTCCCTCAACACAACCGTCGGTTTACAGGAAATTGCTTCGGTAAGGGCCACGCTGGACTACCAGGAAGTGGGTGAGATCAATCCGCACGTGCGCGCAATTGTGGCTTATAATACCGATTCCGAAGTGATTCCTACCTTGCGGGGCAACGGTATTCTATTGTCGCAATCGGTTCCGCAGGGCGGCGCGATTTCCGGGTCGTCATCGGTGTTTTACAGCGATGGCTGGAACTGGGAAGATGCCGTCCTAAAAAAGGACGACGGAATATGGCTAAGCTGGCCACCTTTTCTCGCGGGAAAGTTTGATAACGAGACATTTACCTACGCGATCAAACGGAACGAAAAGCGCCAGGAAACGATCGACCTCTTCAAAAAGACATTTGCAGAAGCAAAAGCCTACTCGGAAATCGCGAACCCAAGCCCGGTGAACCTGCGCCTTGCTGCGATGAAGCCGCTTTTTGAAGGAACAGCAAACCTCTACATCCGCGCCGATTACGCCAAGGATATCATCGAATCCGTGCGTTTTGCGAAGGAAGCAGGCGTGAAGAAAATCGTCATCGCAGGCGGTAACGAGGCCCACAAGGTGACTTCCTTCCTGAAAGAGCACCAGATTCCGGTGATCATCAACACCACACACCGGCTTCCCGACGGCGCCGACGAAAATGTATACCTGCCCTACGAGCTGCCGGGAATACTGCACAAAGCCGGTGTGATAGTAGCGATCACGTACGCCGACGAATGGTGGCGCACGCGTAACCTCGGTTTTCTGGCAGGCACCGCATCCGGTTTCAGCGACGTAGCGCCTGAGGATGCATTGCAATTTGTAACCCGCAACGCTGCCGACATCATCGGGGCCGGACAGCAGGTAGGCACGCTCGAAAAAGGAAAACAAGCCTCATTGCTCGTTTCCGACGGCGACATCCTCGACATGCGCGGAAACGTGGTACAAATGGCCTTCATCCGCGGCGGGAAAGTGAATCTGGATGACAAACAGAAACGGCTTTACGAGAAGTATAAGGAGAAGTACGGGAAGAAGTGA
- a CDS encoding LegC family aminotransferase, producing the protein METSSPIPLCEPNLNGREKEYMAEAVDSNWLSGGSFLKRFEQQLADYTGASHAIGVSNGTSALQVALTLAGVERGDLVLVPDLTFVATANAVKYLGADPVMIDIHPATWLIDTELLLDFLEKHTYRNTGGCFHNESHRRVKAVVPVHLLGNVCDMELINDIAARFSINVVEDAACSLGSFRHNRHSGTSGLLGTMSFNSNKIITTAGGGAILTNDEALAKRARHLITQAKSHATEYIHDALGYNFRLVNPLAAMGAAQMEQLPGFVRRKKEVAEYYCRVFDGLPVQFQQLTPGTDSNHWHSAMLVNESRALIVALATESIETRPLWTPIHQLPVFRQNLFITRENVSSEVSLRGMMLPCSTSITDTQLQRVGKTIKRYIS; encoded by the coding sequence ATGGAAACGTCTAGCCCCATCCCGCTCTGCGAGCCAAACCTCAATGGTCGCGAAAAAGAATACATGGCCGAGGCCGTGGATTCCAACTGGCTTTCCGGCGGGAGCTTTTTGAAGCGCTTCGAACAGCAATTGGCCGACTACACGGGCGCTTCGCACGCGATCGGCGTCAGTAACGGTACCAGCGCATTGCAGGTCGCGCTCACGCTCGCTGGCGTGGAGCGCGGCGACCTCGTACTGGTGCCCGACCTCACGTTTGTAGCAACCGCCAATGCCGTCAAATACCTCGGCGCCGATCCGGTAATGATCGACATTCACCCGGCTACCTGGCTGATCGACACGGAACTGCTGCTCGATTTTCTGGAAAAGCACACCTACCGGAACACCGGCGGATGCTTCCACAACGAAAGCCACCGACGCGTAAAAGCGGTCGTGCCGGTGCATTTGCTGGGCAATGTGTGCGACATGGAGCTGATCAATGATATTGCTGCGCGTTTTTCAATTAATGTGGTGGAAGACGCGGCATGTTCGCTGGGATCGTTCCGGCACAACAGGCATTCAGGAACGTCGGGATTGCTGGGGACGATGAGTTTCAACAGTAACAAAATCATCACCACAGCCGGCGGCGGCGCCATCCTGACTAACGACGAAGCGCTTGCCAAACGGGCCAGGCACCTCATTACCCAGGCCAAAAGCCACGCCACCGAATACATTCACGATGCCCTTGGCTACAATTTCCGACTCGTAAACCCGCTCGCAGCCATGGGCGCCGCACAGATGGAGCAGCTGCCCGGCTTTGTGCGGCGGAAAAAGGAAGTTGCCGAATACTACTGCAGGGTGTTCGATGGACTACCGGTTCAGTTCCAACAGCTCACACCCGGCACCGATTCCAACCACTGGCATTCGGCCATGCTCGTGAACGAAAGCCGCGCGCTGATCGTCGCATTGGCTACCGAAAGCATTGAGACGCGCCCTTTATGGACGCCCATTCATCAGTTGCCCGTGTTCAGGCAAAACCTGTTCATTACGCGGGAAAACGTATCGTCGGAAGTTTCGTTGCGCGGCATGATGCTCCCCTGCTCGACTTCCATCACCGACACGCAGTTACAACGGGTCGGAAAGACTATCAAAAGGTATATTAGTTAA
- a CDS encoding TonB-dependent receptor: MKKLLLIVSFLALPGFQLLAQDEPAHTYPITGKLEDSDKKPVPFANVALLAARDSALIGGGTADENGLFNIPAEPGSYLLKITFLAMDEKIVPNIRVAAQPVALGTITLTSNARVLEELVVQGEKSQMDLQLDKRVFNVGKDLANIGGNASDILNNMPSVTVDVEGNVALRGSGNVRILIDGKQSGMVGLNPAEALRQIPADLIESVEIITNPSSRYDAEGEVGILNIVMKKNIRYGLNGTFTGTAGYPSNFGASFNVNYRRKKVNLIANYGWMYRDGPGRGHSRQEYNSADTSFVYEQTNRRNRAGYSNNVRVGLDYFLNNYNTITATLSYRRSQNDNKSQLEYRDFDMNNLLTRTVTRTENETEPRTNIEAAFNYVKTFERKGQSLTFDAKYILSDETEASRFREVANNNSVDIRQRSYNTEDEKNFLAQLDYIHPFGKDGKVEAGLKTSIRLLDNDFSVHQEQESNYWVILPDFDNRLAYDEKIHAAYLMASNQFGKVFVQAGLRGEYSDILTELKKTGETNHRRYFNLFPSIHLSYKLQDAQTLQLSYSYRLSRPSFRDLLPFSNFSDSRVFRAGNPLLNPEFTHSFEAGHLINMEKGTLLSSIYYRRRLGVVENITSVDSTGFTTITPINLATGDSYGFEFNLTYDPAPWWKLTANANIFRAMNEGYYNDRLYSSDTYSWTSRLSSRVTLFGSVDFQTSFNYRAPRRTTQGKDLSIYFIDLGLSKDILKGRGTLTASVRDLLNSQKRRSITENAGYYSYSVFQWRPRQFLLTFSYRLNRSKEKQNFEKGGEMGDEE, encoded by the coding sequence ATGAAGAAACTATTGCTGATCGTTTCATTCCTCGCATTACCAGGCTTTCAGCTCCTGGCGCAGGATGAACCTGCACACACCTACCCCATTACCGGTAAGCTTGAAGATTCGGACAAAAAACCGGTCCCCTTTGCCAATGTCGCGCTCCTCGCAGCGCGTGATTCCGCATTGATCGGCGGCGGCACCGCCGATGAAAACGGTCTTTTCAACATTCCTGCCGAGCCGGGCAGCTACCTGCTCAAAATTACCTTTCTGGCTATGGACGAAAAAATCGTCCCTAACATCCGCGTGGCGGCGCAGCCCGTGGCCCTAGGCACGATCACCCTTACCTCCAACGCCCGCGTGCTGGAAGAGCTCGTGGTGCAGGGCGAAAAAAGCCAGATGGACCTTCAACTCGATAAACGGGTTTTTAATGTAGGCAAAGACCTTGCGAATATTGGAGGCAATGCGTCGGATATCCTCAACAATATGCCGTCGGTGACCGTGGATGTGGAAGGTAACGTGGCATTACGCGGAAGCGGGAATGTCCGCATTCTGATAGACGGCAAGCAGTCGGGTATGGTCGGGCTCAACCCGGCCGAGGCGCTGCGGCAAATTCCGGCGGATCTGATAGAAAGCGTGGAGATCATCACCAACCCGTCGTCGCGCTACGACGCCGAGGGGGAAGTGGGGATCTTGAATATTGTCATGAAAAAAAATATCCGCTATGGGCTAAACGGGACATTTACGGGAACGGCCGGCTATCCTTCCAACTTCGGGGCGTCGTTCAATGTGAACTACCGCAGAAAGAAGGTGAACCTGATCGCAAATTACGGCTGGATGTACCGCGACGGCCCTGGCCGGGGACATTCCAGGCAGGAATACAACAGCGCCGACACCAGCTTCGTGTATGAGCAAACCAACCGCCGCAACCGCGCCGGCTACTCCAACAACGTCCGCGTAGGCCTCGATTATTTCCTGAACAACTACAACACCATCACGGCCACCCTCTCCTACCGCCGCTCGCAAAACGACAACAAGTCGCAGCTCGAATACCGCGACTTTGACATGAACAACCTACTCACCCGCACCGTCACACGTACGGAGAATGAAACCGAACCGCGGACGAACATCGAGGCGGCGTTCAATTACGTAAAGACGTTTGAGAGAAAAGGGCAAAGCCTGACTTTCGACGCGAAATACATTCTGAGCGACGAAACGGAGGCATCGCGGTTCCGTGAGGTGGCTAACAACAATTCGGTTGATATCCGCCAGCGATCGTACAACACCGAAGATGAGAAGAACTTCCTCGCCCAGTTGGATTACATTCACCCGTTTGGCAAGGACGGCAAGGTGGAAGCCGGGTTAAAAACCTCCATCAGGCTGCTGGACAATGATTTTTCGGTGCACCAGGAGCAGGAGTCCAATTACTGGGTAATCCTTCCGGACTTCGACAACCGGCTGGCCTATGACGAGAAAATCCACGCGGCCTACCTGATGGCCAGCAACCAGTTCGGAAAAGTATTTGTGCAGGCCGGCTTGCGCGGAGAATACTCCGACATCCTGACCGAACTGAAAAAGACCGGTGAGACCAATCACCGCCGGTATTTCAACCTCTTCCCAAGCATTCACTTATCCTACAAGCTGCAAGACGCGCAAACTTTGCAGCTCAGTTACAGCTACCGCCTGAGCCGCCCGAGCTTCCGCGATCTGCTCCCATTCTCAAATTTTAGCGATTCCCGCGTTTTCCGCGCCGGTAACCCGCTGCTGAACCCCGAGTTCACGCATTCATTCGAGGCAGGGCATTTGATTAATATGGAAAAGGGGACATTGCTTTCCAGCATTTACTACCGCCGCAGGCTGGGTGTGGTGGAGAACATTACTTCGGTCGACTCTACCGGTTTCACCACCATCACCCCCATTAACCTCGCCACAGGCGATTCGTACGGATTTGAATTCAACCTCACTTATGACCCTGCACCGTGGTGGAAACTGACGGCCAATGCGAATATTTTCAGGGCGATGAACGAGGGTTATTATAACGACAGGCTGTATTCGAGCGACACTTATTCCTGGACGAGCCGGTTATCGTCGCGTGTCACATTGTTCGGGTCTGTTGACTTCCAGACGTCGTTCAACTACCGCGCGCCGAGGCGTACCACGCAGGGAAAAGACCTGTCCATTTACTTTATCGACCTCGGTTTATCCAAAGATATCCTCAAAGGCCGCGGCACCCTCACGGCGAGCGTCCGCGATTTACTCAATTCACAAAAACGACGCAGCATAACCGAGAATGCAGGCTATTACTCCTATTCGGTATTCCAATGGCGGCCACGACAGTTTCTGCTGACATTTTCATACCGCCTGAACCGCTCGAAGGAAAAGCAGAACTTTGAAAAGGGCGGCGAAATGGGTGATGAAGAGTAA
- a CDS encoding CvfB family protein, whose product MLFIGKYNYLTIERVTSVGMFLSDVEGEEVLLPNQYITDDMQVGDQIKVFVYLDSEDRPVATTQTPKIIRNEFAFLEVKDVSEYGAFLDWGLIKDLFVPFREQPQPMEIGEWHVVFLYLDQKSQRLLASAKIDKFLENERLTVQEGEEVNLLVWQKTDLGYNVVVNQYHKGLIYANEVFQPLQIGDSIKGYVKKIREENKLDISLQKAGYEVVEPVSKQILEEVKKGSGFLNLSDNSSPEEIYTRLKISKKVFKKAIGGLYKQGIIRIEEDGIYLV is encoded by the coding sequence ATGCTATTTATCGGAAAATACAATTACCTGACCATCGAGCGGGTCACCAGCGTAGGAATGTTCCTGAGCGATGTGGAAGGTGAAGAAGTGCTTCTTCCAAATCAATACATCACCGACGACATGCAGGTCGGCGACCAGATCAAGGTATTCGTCTACCTCGATTCCGAGGATCGGCCGGTAGCGACTACGCAAACGCCGAAAATCATCCGCAACGAGTTTGCATTCCTGGAAGTGAAGGATGTTTCCGAATACGGCGCATTCCTCGATTGGGGCCTCATCAAGGACCTTTTCGTGCCCTTCCGCGAGCAACCCCAGCCGATGGAAATAGGCGAATGGCACGTCGTATTCCTCTATCTCGACCAGAAATCGCAGCGCCTGCTAGCCTCCGCCAAAATCGATAAATTCCTGGAAAACGAACGACTGACGGTGCAGGAGGGCGAGGAAGTAAATCTGCTCGTTTGGCAAAAAACCGACCTGGGTTACAATGTGGTCGTAAACCAATATCACAAGGGCCTTATTTATGCCAATGAAGTGTTTCAACCATTACAAATAGGCGATTCGATCAAAGGGTATGTTAAAAAGATCCGCGAAGAAAACAAGCTCGATATCAGCCTGCAAAAAGCTGGCTACGAGGTGGTAGAACCGGTATCAAAGCAAATCCTGGAAGAAGTCAAAAAAGGCAGCGGCTTCCTGAACCTATCCGACAACTCCTCCCCCGAAGAAATATACACCCGCCTGAAAATCAGCAAAAAAGTCTTCAAAAAAGCCATCGGCGGCTTGTACAAGCAAGGCATTATCCGGATTGAGGAAGACGGGATTTACCTGGTTTGA